In the Colwellia sp. 20A7 genome, one interval contains:
- a CDS encoding sigma-54-dependent transcriptional regulator → MESERLKTVFVIDDEEHIRSAIEQLFELQGFEVTTFSEASQLLEQLSDTWAGVVISDINMPKVDGHQLMEKVKVIDLAIPTILLTGFGDISMAVKAMRNGAYDFIEKPFNNDDLVDTVNRALENRSLVLENRKLKKEIETHCLPGPRILGNSANIVQMRNILNQVMDAPADILIDGETGTGKELVARYLHDHSIRRESNFVALNCGAIPEHIIESELFGAEQGAYTGADKKRIGKFEYANGGTLFLDEIESTPMALQIKLLRVLEERKIVRLGGNEGIELDVRVIAATKVDLLELCEEGLFRKDLYYRLNLVKVDIPPLRERIEDVPLLFLHFARIASARYKKELIPLSQEHKAQLLSYEWPGNVRELRNLAERYILLGESAAFNFKENTHASLMNNGMGLTKRVEFFEKFMIEEALANNEGCIKDTMKELKLARKTLYDKMKKYELERTTYQ, encoded by the coding sequence ATGGAAAGCGAACGTTTGAAAACAGTATTTGTGATTGATGATGAAGAGCATATAAGAAGTGCTATTGAACAATTATTTGAATTACAAGGGTTTGAAGTAACAACTTTTTCAGAAGCAAGCCAATTACTTGAACAGTTAAGTGATACGTGGGCAGGCGTTGTTATTAGTGATATTAATATGCCGAAAGTTGATGGTCATCAACTCATGGAAAAAGTTAAAGTTATCGACTTAGCTATTCCAACCATCTTACTTACTGGTTTTGGTGATATATCCATGGCAGTAAAGGCGATGCGTAATGGTGCTTATGATTTCATTGAAAAACCTTTTAATAATGATGATCTTGTCGATACAGTAAATAGAGCGTTAGAGAATCGCTCTTTAGTGTTAGAAAATAGAAAGTTAAAAAAGGAAATTGAAACACATTGCTTACCAGGGCCTCGAATTCTAGGGAACTCAGCTAATATCGTTCAAATGCGAAATATATTAAATCAAGTGATGGATGCTCCCGCTGATATTTTGATTGATGGCGAAACCGGAACTGGAAAAGAATTAGTTGCACGATATTTACATGACCACAGTATTCGCCGAGAAAGTAATTTTGTCGCACTTAACTGTGGTGCAATTCCAGAGCATATTATAGAAAGTGAATTATTTGGCGCTGAGCAAGGCGCATATACGGGTGCGGATAAAAAACGTATTGGAAAATTTGAGTATGCAAATGGAGGTACTTTATTTTTAGATGAAATAGAAAGTACGCCAATGGCATTGCAAATCAAGTTATTAAGAGTGTTAGAAGAACGTAAAATTGTGCGCTTAGGGGGTAATGAAGGGATAGAGCTTGATGTTAGAGTTATCGCTGCAACTAAGGTCGATTTATTAGAGTTATGCGAGGAAGGCCTGTTTCGCAAAGATTTATATTATCGCTTAAATCTCGTTAAAGTTGATATTCCGCCGTTAAGAGAGCGTATTGAAGATGTCCCTTTACTATTTTTACATTTTGCTAGAATAGCTTCTGCTCGTTATAAAAAAGAGTTAATACCACTTTCGCAAGAACATAAAGCACAGCTATTAAGTTATGAATGGCCAGGTAATGTTAGGGAATTACGTAATTTAGCCGAGCGTTACATCTTATTAGGCGAGTCTGCAGCATTTAACTTTAAAGAGAACACGCATGCTAGTTTGATGAATAATGGCATGGGATTAACAAAACGAGTGGAATTTTTTGAAAAGTTTATGATCGAAGAAGCGTTAGCT